The Bacillus kexueae DNA window CTCTAATCCTAAAATTCGATCTAAATCTGCATCGCGAGCACTAATAAATATGACAGGTACATCTTGATTATCCTTCTTAATCTCTTTAATCAATTGATAACCGTCAATATCGGGAAGCATGATATCTAAAACCCAAAGATGAGGCTTTTCACCGTATACGGCCTCTATTGCCGAATGTCCATCAAAAAAGGAAAGAACTTCATACCCTTCTTTTTCTAAATACCCTTTTAATATAAGATGTAAATGCTTTTCATCTTCCACTAAGTGAATCCGAAACCCCATGCTCATTTCCTCTTTTCTACAATAATTCACGAATATGATAAATTTCTCCACTTATAATTTGTGATTTTAAAAGTTCCATTAACTTCTCTGCCACAATTTGCGGTGAACGAAGCTGTCCTTCCTTATAATAGCTTTTGAATGTCTCCAGCGCTTGAAAGTTTTCTTGATCAGATGAACGAATTGTTTCTTGCATGGAAGTATCCATAATTCCTGGAGAAAATCCAATAACTTGTATCGGGTTCTCCTCGTTTTCCTGTTCAAGTGCAAAAGATTTTGTAAATAAATCTAGACCAGCCTTTGTACTTCCATACGCGCTCCATCCGTGCATTGGGCGATTAGCAGCTCCAGAAGTTACATGAACGACTGTCTTCTTTCCATTAAACGATTGAGTCCAATTAGCAAAGGCGTTCGCTAACATCATCGGAGCAAGATAATTCACATGAACACTCGTTGTCAACTGCTCTTCATCCATCTTTCCAACCCGCTTAATCGGTTCAACAACACCAGCGTTTTGGATAAACGTTATGGAAGATGCTGAAGCTAAGTCCACTTTTTCTATCACACGTTGAAAAAGAGCATTCAACATATCAACTTTTGCTAAATCTCCTTCAACAAAATGATAAGGTGTATTATACTTCTTCGCTTCTTCTTTAAGTGCTTTGTTTTCATTTCTTGAGATCCCAATAATCACAGCATCAGTCTTCATTACTTCTCGAACAAGCGCTTCTCCTAATCCTTTTGAAATACCTGTAATAATGTAGTAATTCATAAACACACTCCTTTTACCCCTATTTTAAATAATCGACGCAAAAAAGAAAAAGGATAAGCAAGATGCTTATCCTTCATTAACTCGCTCTTTTCCATTCTGTTTTTCGGTAATGATTCTCGAAATAGTCGTTTGTCTCATTCACGACCACTTTCCAAAGTAGAAGTAGCGCCACTAAGTTCGGAATCATCATAAGTGCGTTCGCTACGTCTGCGAATGCCCAAACGAGCGACAAGTTAGCTACTGCGCCTAATCCACAAGCAAGTATGTAGACGAAGCGATATCCTAAAATACCCTTCGTACCTACTAAATACTCGAAGCATTTTTCACCATAAACATACCAACCAACAATAGTTGAAAAACCGAAGAAAATAACCGAGAATGCAACGATGTATTCACCCGCTTTTCCTAATACGGCACTGAACGCAGCAGAAGTTAAAGCTCCCCCATCAAGGCTTGGGTCATGTGTAACACCAGAAATTAATCCGCCAGTCGCATCCCAAAAACCTGTAATTACTAATACTAAACCAGTCATTGTACAAACTATGATTGTTACGATGAACGTTCCTGTCATAGCTACGAGTGCTTGTTTAACAGGATGCTCTGCTTTCGCATTCCCTGCAATGAGGGCCGCCGTCCCTAAACCTGCCTCATTAGAGAAAATTCCACGCGATACACCACTTCGTACAGCTTCCATTACGACAATACCGGCAAATCCTCCTGTTGCAGCCACCGGATTAAACGCATAATGAAAAATAATTCCAAACGCTGGAATGATTTGATCAACATTCACAGCTAGAATAATGATTGCTCCACCTATGTATAGAACTGCCATAATCGGAACGAAAAATCCAGCTACCGTACTGATTCGTTGAATTCCACCGAAAACAATGAGTGCGGTTAATACTGCTAGAACAATCCCTGTTACCCATCCATTTATTCCAAAACTATCATGTACAACATCAGCAATTGTATTCGATTGAACACTGTTTCCAATCCCGAGCGCTGCAAAAGCACCGAAGCCCGCAAAAGCAATCGCTAAAAAGCGAAACTTCTTTCCTAGTCCTCTCTCGACATAATACATGGGACCACTTGAGAATTCACCTTTGTCATTTTTAACACGATATTTCATCGCCAATAGGGCTTCAGCATATTTCGTAGCCATACCTAGAAGACCGACGATCCACATCCAAAAGATCGCTCCTGGTCCTCCTAACGTGACAGCTGTGGCAACCCCAGCAATATTTCCATTTCCAATTGTTGCCGCAAGCGCTGTCATCAAAGCTTTAAAGTTACTAACATCGCCTTCAGCTTCCTTCGACTCATGCCTATTCGTGAATCCAAGTTCAAATGCATATTTCAATCTTCTAAACTGTAATCCTTTCAAAACGACTGTTAGAAATAACCCCGTTCCAAATAATAGAATCAAACTGGGGGTTCCCCATAACAGTCCACTTATTTTGTTTAGCATGTCCATCATGTCTGAAAACACCTCTCGTCCGCTTCTTTGATAACGCTTTCACTTATATAAATATAATAAAATTTTTGACAATATTTTGTTTTGTGAAATTCATCAAAATATAGTTCTTACTTTTGTTTAATTTCACAACATAATTTATAATAATATTAGAAGGATTGGGTTGTCAAAGTAATTTTTTCAATCATTCTTCCCATTCATACCATCTATTTCAAATAATTTCTAAAAATGGTTTGTGGATAAGTACATTATTCGTTCTTTATTCTCCTTTATTCAATATAGTCAAATAATTTTTACCTATAGGTGAAAGGGTTGATAGAAATGAGAGACCCCTTTAAATACAGTTTCGATCGATTAGAGGATATTGCTGAGAGAATTAGCGAGGTACTGGAATGTCCGATAACGATTGAGGATGTGAATCATCGCCTCCTTGCTTATAGTACACATGATGATTGTACGGACCCAGCTCGAATATCTACCATTATTGGACGTCGCGTCCCAGAAAAAGTCATCAATAGCTTATGGAAAGACGGAGTTATTCCTAAGCTCTTGGAAACAGACGAACCGGTCCGAGTGAAGCAAATTGATGAAGTAGGGCTTGGAGATCGAGTTGCGATTTCCATTTGGCGAAATAATGAGGTTCTTGGTTTTATCTGGGCACTTGAAATAAAGAAAACACTTTCAGACGAAGAGCTTGAGTTATTAAAAATGGCTGCTCAAGCTGTTAAAAATAAATTATTGAATCTTCATGCTCGTAAAACGAAACGAGAAGAACGAAATCAAGAGTTTTTTTGGAAGCTTTTAACTGGACATATCTCAAATGAAACTGAGATGCAAGAAGGCTTTCATAAAGTTCATGTTTCCATACCGTCAGTTTATTCCGTATTGATTTGCAAGCTTCAAACTGAGATTACCGATTCAATCGAAAAACAATTGCAATATTTATTAGAAACTACACAAAAAGTGCAAACGTTATTGTGGACGACAGACTATGACCAAGTCATCATGCTTATCGCACCGGATGAAAAGCAGCCACTCCAAGATTTAAAATTGTTTTTGCAATGGACCGTAACACAATTAAAGGAACGCTTTATGATCCAGCAAGTGCGGACAAGCATCGGTGGCATTTACACAAATTTATCGAATATCGAAAAAAGCTATCGAGAAGCACTTTCGGTATTATCAATTAAAGACCGCTTTCCAGCGGAGACAGAAGACCTAGATTCCTACGCTGAACTAGGGATTTATCAATATCTGGACCTTTTCTATGAAAAACGCAAGAATGATGGCTTTGTGAATTATTCACTAAATAAATTAAAAGAATATGATAAGAAACATCATACAAACTTAGTTGAGACATTAGAAGTTTATTTAGATCACGACAGCAATGTGAATGCAGCTGCCCAAAAACTCAATGTCCATATCAATACGCTTAGTTATAGGCTTAAACGAATAAAACAAATTGCCGAAATAGACCTAGAAAACCCAAACCATAAAATGACCATGTACTTAGATATGAAAGTAGACAAAATGCATTTGTGATTTTTCACAAATGCATTTTTATTAATTCTCTTAATTTCACGAAGCAGTTTTTAAAAATTAAGACTATACTGATAGTATATCAAGTCAACATTATGAATTTACAAGGAGGAAGGTTCCATGATTATTGGTGTACCTCGTGAAATAAAAAATAACGAAAACCGTGTTGCGTTAACGCCAGCTGGTGTTATCTCATTTGTAAATGCTGGACATAAAGTATTAATTGAAAAAGATGCCGGTATTGGAAGCGGTTTCACTAACGAAGACTATGCACAAGTAGGTGCTGAAATTATTGAAGATGTTAAAGCTGTATGGGCAGCAGATATGGTCATGAAAGTAAAGGAGCCACTTCCTGAAGAATATGTGTATTTCCGTGAAGGATTAGTTTTATTCACTTATTTACACCTAGCAGCTGAACCGTCATTAGCGAAAGCGTTAAAAGAAAAAGGTGTTACTGCGATTGCTTATGAGACAGTAACAGATGGACGTACTTTACCATTATTAACACCTATGAGTGAAGTAGCAGGCCGTATGGCGTCTCAGATCGGTGCTCAATTCTTACAAAAAACAAATGGTGGACAAGGAATCTTATTATCTGGTGTTCCTGGTGTTAGCCGTGGAAAAGTAACGATTATTGGTGGTGGAGTTGTAGGAACAAACGCCGCTAAAATTGCAATCGGTTTAGGAGCAGACGTAACAATTATTGATTTAAGTGCTGATCGCTTACGTCAATTAGACGATATTTTTGGTAATAGCATTCAAACATTGATGTCAAACCCATTCAATATTGCTCGCGCTGTTGCTGAAGCAGACTTATTAATTGGAGCAGTATTAATTCCTGGTGCTAAAGCACCTAAGCTTGTCACAGAAGAAATGGTAAAAGCAATGAAACCAGGCTCTGTCATTATTGATGTAGCGATTGACCAAGGTGGTATCGTTGAGACAATCGACCACGTAACAACTCACGATAACCCAACTTACGAAAAACATGGTGTAGTTCATTATGCTGTAGCAAATATGCCTGGTGCAGTACCACGTACTTCTACAATCGCTTTAACTAACGTAACAGTTCCTTACGCGGTACAAATGGCGAACAAAGGTGTTTACAAAGCGATTGCTGAAAACCCTGCCTTAAAAGCTGGAGTAAACGTAGCAAACGGAGAAATCACTTACGAAGCAGTTGCTCGTGATTTAGGATATGATTACGTACCAGTTGAAACTGCGCTTGAAAAAGAATTAGCAAATGCCTAAATAGACTACAAAAGTGCTCGACATTGTTGTTGAGCACTTTTTTTAAACAAAATATGTTCGAAAGTCGGTATGATCTTTTAAGAGTACACTTTTCTCCTGCTTTTCTATCTCGTCGACAATCGTATTTTTCTCTTCTTCATCAACGAGTACAATCGTTTGTTTTCGATTCATTTTTTGATTTAAGAAAAACACGATGCGATACCCATCGTTTATTTCTTTATCTAGCCCGTAAAGAGGATGCCATTTCGTAATTTTCTCGACCTCGACCCGTTCAATCTTATCCCAATGATAAAAGACACCGTGAATAATTAATCCATCATTTAAAAGGTAGAAGTAAAAGCGCCTCATCAAGAAAGGAAGTATATGAAACAACAAAAAATTTCCGTAAATGAAGAACCAAGTATCCAGAATGTTAAATACAAAAATGATGAAAAGGATACCAGCATAAAGAAAGGGCAAAGCAATGGCACACCAGTGGATGATTAGGTAATCTTTCGATTTCCTCGAAAGCGGCTGCACTGCTTTCCAATCATTTTCTCTTCTCACAGAATAAAAAGAAATACCTTCCCCACTTTCTACTCGTTCCAATGATTTTTTTAATTGATAGCGATAAAAAAGAATGACGAATACGATGAATCCATATAAAAGGATGATAAAGCTATGAACAAACCAGTCAAACATTCAAATCCCTCCTCTCACTTATATTTACGGAAAAAATTGGTTTAGGTTTCAGGTTTTCATGGGTTAATCATTTAATTCAATTGTTCTTAAATTCCTCTAAATATTGTTCCTCTTCTTCTTTTGAGAGTATATCGGTTGCCTTTCCAAACGTTCCCCCTTGAAGTTGCCAAATTGCTTAATAATATTACGCTTCAGACACTTGCTTTCCGCGGGGAGGAAGTCAAGTCTCTCCACTAAATAATAGAATCAAAATTCCCCTAAATAATGTATTATATTCGTACTAACAACAACAATTCTTTAAAAAAGAACCTTTTACTATTCTATTAGATAATCAGCTTCAACATTGTCAAAATTTGTAGAAAAATAGTAAACTAGTTTATGGTGAATAAGATGTATTTTCTAAGGCAACAATGGGAGTAAAACAAAGGGTTTGGGAGGAACAATGAATGATTACTTTAAAGAGATACTTCTTATCGGAAACCGAGCGAGAAAAATACGAAACATTGCTTTTGGAAAAAATGAAAATCAGTAAAGAGTACGTCTTCCAATATGATGACGAGGAACTATTAAACTTCATTAAAGAGCTTGATAAGCAGGAAAAAAGAGTTACATCCTGAAATAGTAAAACCCCAAGAATGTGTAAAAACATCCTTGGGGTGTTTTATTTTTATGAAAACTCTTCGCTTATAACATGATAGCCGCTATCCAACCAAAAAGAATGAGCGGAATATTGTAATGTAGAAACGTAGGAACACATGTATCCCAAATGTGATTATGACGGCCATCTGTGTTTAATCCTGAAGTTGGTCCCAATGTACTATCGGAAGCAGGTGAACCAGCATCTCCGAGCGCACCCGCTGTCCCAACGATTGCAATAGTTGCCATCGGGCTGAAGCCAAGCTGAATACATAATGGCACGAAAATTGTCGCGATAATTGGAATAGTCGAGAAGGAAGATCCAATTCCCATCGTAATCAATAACCCAACAATTAACATTAATAGTGCAGCTAGTGATTTTTGATTTCCTATCATATCAGCAGACACTGCTACAAGTGAACTGATATGGCCAGTTTCTTTTAAAACATTGGCAAATCCAGACGCTGAAATCATAACAAAGCCGATGAAAGCCATCATTTTCATTCCACTTGTTAATAATTCATCCGCTTCCCCATAACGAAGAACGCCACTTGCATAAATAACAATGATTCCAACTAATGCGCCAATAATCATCCCATTTACACCTAGTTGTTGAGATAAATATAACTGCACCGCTAATGAAACAATAATCGAAGCGATTGCAAAAATAATTCCTTTTCTCGTATAGGCTTGTTTTTCTTCATTTTGTACCTCTGTCGTCCCATAAACTCTCGGTTTCCGGTAAGAAATAAATACAGCTACGAGTAAGCCGAGGACCATCCCTCCTACCGGTATTAACATCGCATTCGGAATCGCATTTAACGAAACTTCAAGTCCATTCAACCCTAAATTCTCTTGAATAATTTGATGATAAATTGCTCCGAATCCAACCGGTAGCAAAATATAAGGAGCAGTTAACCCAAACGTTATCACAGTTGCAACTACTCGACGATCAATTTGCAATTCATTAAACACTTTTAATAACGGCGGGATTAAAACTGGAATAAAAGCAATATGGATTGGAACAACATTTTGTGAAAAAATCGAAATAATTAAGATAATTAATAAAATAAGTACTTTTGATAATGATCTCTTACGCCCTTCTCCGTTTTTTCCAACTAATCGAATGGCCATTTCAACCATCGCGTCAGGAAGACCTGTTTTCGAAATGGCTACAGCGTATGCACCAAGCGCGGCATAACTAAGGGCCACCGTGGCATTGCCCCCCAAACCTTCAGTAAATATTGTAATAGTCGAAGCGAAGGATAATCCTCCTACAAGCCCTCCAACCATTGCACCAATAACCAGAGAAAATACTACATTCACTCGAACTAAACTTAAAATAAGCATGACGAGAACAGCTATGATGACTGCATTCATTGATAGAACCTCCGAAATACACTTTAGTTTGCTAATATGTTAGAGAATTAAAACAACAAACTAAAATTAACATACTCTATCAAACGATGTCAATAAAAATATTTTAATTTATTATCACTTTACCAAGATAAAGTGATAACAACAAATATAACCCTGTTCTTTTTCGAACAGGGTTAAGTAATGTTTTAAAAAGGCTGTTTTTTCGTATAGATTGTTGCTTTTTCAGCCAATTTTAAAATGAATTCTGAACATTTCACTACGGACACTTGCTTTCCGCAGGGAGCTGTATGGTTTCGGCTCCTAACGTCTAGTGACCGATTCTCCCCCCTCCCTACGATAAGTCGATATCTCAGTGAAGGAGAGCCTCTCGTTTGTACGTCGCTTGGCAGTCGCCTCCACTTTTCTACGGATCCTCCTCGCCATGCGCCTGTGGGGTCTCGCCCTTTCCTCCATATCCCGCGAGTCAAGTCGCTCCATTACAACGAGGAAAAGCGATTCTCAACAATATATTTTATACACACTAAAAGCAACAATCCTTTAGAAAAGAGTCCTTAAAAAAGACAAGTTACCCTTCATATTGCTCCACAAACAACGCGAGTGTTCTTGTCATTACCCCCGTTGCTCCTTTTGGACCTAATAAGCCATTGCTATTAACTGTTGCCGTTCCAGCAATGTCTAAATGGACCCATGGTGTACCATCTGTAAACGCCTCAAGGAAAGCACCGGCCATAATCGCGTGTCCTTCTCGCCCAGGGGAGTTGTTTAAGTCTGCCATTTGGCTATTCCTTACACGATCCCGATCTTTTTCAAAAATAGGTAAGCGCCAAACTTGTTCTCCAGTTTGCGCAGAAGCTTCTAAAATTTGCTCAAATAACGCTTCATTATTTGTCATGGCTCCTGTCGTATGTGTCCCTAATGCAACAACGACACCACCTGTTAAAGTTGCAACATCAATAATGGAAGTGGCTTTATGCTGTTTCGCATAATATATAGCATCTGCTAATGCGAGCCGTCCTTCAGCATCTGTATTCAATATTTCAACCGTTTTGCCGCTCATGGTTGTAATGACTGTATCAGGAGTCATTGCGCTACCGCTAATCATATTATCTGTTGCAGGAATAACTGCCACCACGTTTTGCTCTGGTTCTAATTCACCAATAATCTCCATCGCTCCTAAAACAGCAGCTGCCCCAGCCATATCTGTTTTCATATTCATTAGACCGTTTTTCGGTTTGATTGAGTAGCCCCCTGAATCATATGTAATCCCCTTTCCAACAAGACCAATAGCATTTTCCCACTCTTTTTTTCCTTTGTATTTTAATACAATCATTTTCGGTGGTTCTACAGACCCTTGGTTTACAGCTAAAATCCCTCCCATTCCGAGCTCTTGCATCGTTTCTTTTTCAAGTATTTCGAGTTCAAAGTCATACTTTTCTGCTAACTGCGATGCGTAACGTGCTAGCTCTGTTGCTGTCAATAAATTACTTGGCATATTTACTAATGTTCGGGCTGAATTTGTTCCTTTTCCATAAACGAGGCCTGTTTGAAATGCATCATCTAAATCCGAATGGTCTTCTTTTGAAATAAGAACAATCGCCTTTAATTCCTTTTCTGGTACATTGGATTTATTTTTATAATCCTTCACTTTGTAAGTAGATAGAGCATATGTTTCACCAGCTATGTAAGACACCTCTGTTGAGGGTACGTGGTCGTTAACGAACGAATCAAGCAGAAAGGCTACTTCTTCTTTTCTTTCCTCTTGAATGGATTGGAACACTTTCGCAAATGCTTCTTGCGCTTTTTCTCTCTTCCACTCTTGTTTTTTACCAAGTCCAACAAATAATAATCTCTTCACAGGAAGTTTTCCAAGAGTATATACACTCGTTAGTTTTTTCAACTTCGTTGAAATATCACCCGATTTTAATAAAGCAGATAAATAGCCGTCTAATTGCTCATTTATGTCTTTTAAAACACCCTCTAGTAATTGAGTTTGTTGAAAAATACCTACTACTAATGTGTCCATCTCTTGTTTAGATAATGTTTTTTCAAACGTAATCATGAATATTTTCCCTCCCATTAATCTTTCACTCAGCATCCAAATTTAAATATAGGTGCGGAAGTCGTGGTAATCGCTTACTTTTAGTGTATGAGACAGAGTCCCAATCATTTGGTATAATAATTAAACAATTTTCTATAAATTCTAAAATAGAATTGATGTTTAACGACCAATGAAACGGTCTATACGGAAGTAAGTATTGTTTGGCTGTAGTTAACATGAGCGTCGTCCCTTTCAAGTTTCCATAACTGTAATGATAAAGAGCAACTGAAAGGTGTAATAAACCTTTCACAAATAGATTTTGCCGATCACGTAACCATATTTCCTCTAATAAATCGTGACAAGTGTAATAATCTCCTTCATTAAAGTGGACGAAAAAATGATAATATTCCATCGGGATAATCGCTCATTTTCCCACCTCCTACATACCATACTATGAAGGAATTATATCATGAATTATCTAATTATTTATAAAACAAGCTTAGACACGCCATTCCAATACTGACAATTTATTTGAAAGGATGCATGGATACAACATGGAATTACTGTATAATTTCCCTTTACTAGCAGCGCTATTCTCCATTTTTTTCGCTCAATTTATTAAAGTCCCGATACAATTTATTGCTACTCGAAATCTTGATTGGTCGCTATTAACAAGCACCGGCGGAATGCCGAGTTCACACTCTGCTGCAGTTACAGCTTTGTCTACTGCAGTGGCACTTCAGCATGGATTGGACTCAACAATTTTTGCTGTCGCAGCTGTATATGCCATTATTACGATGTTTGATGCCACAGGTGTTCGTCGTCATGCCGGAGAGCAAGCGACCGTTTTAAATAAGCTAGTAGCCGACTTTAATCGCTTTGTGGAAGAAGCGAAAGTTTGGCCGCAAACAGGGAAACTAGAAAAAGAAAAGAAACTGAAGGAATTGTTAGGTCATCAACCTATAGAAGTTTTTTTCGGTGGTTTAACAGGAATTTTATTAACGCTAGTGCTTTATTATCTTTTTATAATGTAGGTGATGGAGTTGCGCATTATTTCAATCTGTCCAAGTAACACAGAAGTTGTGGCATGGCTTGAAACAGAGCATATGCTCGTTGCGGTTGACAATTCGTCTGATTGGCCAAAATCAATAAACACCCTACCAAGACTAGGACCTGACCTATCTATTGACATGAATCGCTTAGAGCAGCTTGAGCCTGATCTCGTGCTTTCATCATTAAGCGTACCAGGTATGGAGAGAAATGTGGAGGAATTAGAAAAGAGAGGAATCCCTCAGCTTATTTTAAATCCTCAATCTTTGGCTGACATTACAGACGATATTCGCAAAGTTGGTCATGCACTTCAGCTCGAAAATGTAGCGAATGAAAAAGCTCTCGAATTTCAGCAA harbors:
- a CDS encoding (S)-benzoin forming benzil reductase, with the translated sequence MNYYIITGISKGLGEALVREVMKTDAVIIGISRNENKALKEEAKKYNTPYHFVEGDLAKVDMLNALFQRVIEKVDLASASSITFIQNAGVVEPIKRVGKMDEEQLTTSVHVNYLAPMMLANAFANWTQSFNGKKTVVHVTSGAANRPMHGWSAYGSTKAGLDLFTKSFALEQENEENPIQVIGFSPGIMDTSMQETIRSSDQENFQALETFKSYYKEGQLRSPQIVAEKLMELLKSQIISGEIYHIRELL
- a CDS encoding alanine/glycine:cation symporter family protein, whose protein sequence is MDMLNKISGLLWGTPSLILLFGTGLFLTVVLKGLQFRRLKYAFELGFTNRHESKEAEGDVSNFKALMTALAATIGNGNIAGVATAVTLGGPGAIFWMWIVGLLGMATKYAEALLAMKYRVKNDKGEFSSGPMYYVERGLGKKFRFLAIAFAGFGAFAALGIGNSVQSNTIADVVHDSFGINGWVTGIVLAVLTALIVFGGIQRISTVAGFFVPIMAVLYIGGAIIILAVNVDQIIPAFGIIFHYAFNPVAATGGFAGIVVMEAVRSGVSRGIFSNEAGLGTAALIAGNAKAEHPVKQALVAMTGTFIVTIIVCTMTGLVLVITGFWDATGGLISGVTHDPSLDGGALTSAAFSAVLGKAGEYIVAFSVIFFGFSTIVGWYVYGEKCFEYLVGTKGILGYRFVYILACGLGAVANLSLVWAFADVANALMMIPNLVALLLLWKVVVNETNDYFENHYRKTEWKRAS
- a CDS encoding PucR family transcriptional regulator; the encoded protein is MRDPFKYSFDRLEDIAERISEVLECPITIEDVNHRLLAYSTHDDCTDPARISTIIGRRVPEKVINSLWKDGVIPKLLETDEPVRVKQIDEVGLGDRVAISIWRNNEVLGFIWALEIKKTLSDEELELLKMAAQAVKNKLLNLHARKTKREERNQEFFWKLLTGHISNETEMQEGFHKVHVSIPSVYSVLICKLQTEITDSIEKQLQYLLETTQKVQTLLWTTDYDQVIMLIAPDEKQPLQDLKLFLQWTVTQLKERFMIQQVRTSIGGIYTNLSNIEKSYREALSVLSIKDRFPAETEDLDSYAELGIYQYLDLFYEKRKNDGFVNYSLNKLKEYDKKHHTNLVETLEVYLDHDSNVNAAAQKLNVHINTLSYRLKRIKQIAEIDLENPNHKMTMYLDMKVDKMHL
- the ald gene encoding alanine dehydrogenase, with the translated sequence MIIGVPREIKNNENRVALTPAGVISFVNAGHKVLIEKDAGIGSGFTNEDYAQVGAEIIEDVKAVWAADMVMKVKEPLPEEYVYFREGLVLFTYLHLAAEPSLAKALKEKGVTAIAYETVTDGRTLPLLTPMSEVAGRMASQIGAQFLQKTNGGQGILLSGVPGVSRGKVTIIGGGVVGTNAAKIAIGLGADVTIIDLSADRLRQLDDIFGNSIQTLMSNPFNIARAVAEADLLIGAVLIPGAKAPKLVTEEMVKAMKPGSVIIDVAIDQGGIVETIDHVTTHDNPTYEKHGVVHYAVANMPGAVPRTSTIALTNVTVPYAVQMANKGVYKAIAENPALKAGVNVANGEITYEAVARDLGYDYVPVETALEKELANA
- a CDS encoding DUF6241 domain-containing protein — encoded protein: MWQLQGGTFGKATDILSKEEEEQYLEEFKNN
- a CDS encoding Na+/H+ antiporter family protein, with product MNAVIIAVLVMLILSLVRVNVVFSLVIGAMVGGLVGGLSFASTITIFTEGLGGNATVALSYAALGAYAVAISKTGLPDAMVEMAIRLVGKNGEGRKRSLSKVLILLIILIISIFSQNVVPIHIAFIPVLIPPLLKVFNELQIDRRVVATVITFGLTAPYILLPVGFGAIYHQIIQENLGLNGLEVSLNAIPNAMLIPVGGMVLGLLVAVFISYRKPRVYGTTEVQNEEKQAYTRKGIIFAIASIIVSLAVQLYLSQQLGVNGMIIGALVGIIVIYASGVLRYGEADELLTSGMKMMAFIGFVMISASGFANVLKETGHISSLVAVSADMIGNQKSLAALLMLIVGLLITMGIGSSFSTIPIIATIFVPLCIQLGFSPMATIAIVGTAGALGDAGSPASDSTLGPTSGLNTDGRHNHIWDTCVPTFLHYNIPLILFGWIAAIML
- a CDS encoding leucyl aminopeptidase; its protein translation is MITFEKTLSKQEMDTLVVGIFQQTQLLEGVLKDINEQLDGYLSALLKSGDISTKLKKLTSVYTLGKLPVKRLLFVGLGKKQEWKREKAQEAFAKVFQSIQEERKEEVAFLLDSFVNDHVPSTEVSYIAGETYALSTYKVKDYKNKSNVPEKELKAIVLISKEDHSDLDDAFQTGLVYGKGTNSARTLVNMPSNLLTATELARYASQLAEKYDFELEILEKETMQELGMGGILAVNQGSVEPPKMIVLKYKGKKEWENAIGLVGKGITYDSGGYSIKPKNGLMNMKTDMAGAAAVLGAMEIIGELEPEQNVVAVIPATDNMISGSAMTPDTVITTMSGKTVEILNTDAEGRLALADAIYYAKQHKATSIIDVATLTGGVVVALGTHTTGAMTNNEALFEQILEASAQTGEQVWRLPIFEKDRDRVRNSQMADLNNSPGREGHAIMAGAFLEAFTDGTPWVHLDIAGTATVNSNGLLGPKGATGVMTRTLALFVEQYEG
- a CDS encoding DUF309 domain-containing protein; protein product: MEYYHFFVHFNEGDYYTCHDLLEEIWLRDRQNLFVKGLLHLSVALYHYSYGNLKGTTLMLTTAKQYLLPYRPFHWSLNINSILEFIENCLIIIPNDWDSVSYTKSKRLPRLPHLYLNLDAE
- a CDS encoding divergent PAP2 family protein: MELLYNFPLLAALFSIFFAQFIKVPIQFIATRNLDWSLLTSTGGMPSSHSAAVTALSTAVALQHGLDSTIFAVAAVYAIITMFDATGVRRHAGEQATVLNKLVADFNRFVEEAKVWPQTGKLEKEKKLKELLGHQPIEVFFGGLTGILLTLVLYYLFIM